Proteins from a genomic interval of Panthera uncia isolate 11264 chromosome C1 unlocalized genomic scaffold, Puncia_PCG_1.0 HiC_scaffold_4, whole genome shotgun sequence:
- the COL8A2 gene encoding collagen alpha-2(VIII) chain — protein sequence MRGALTPLSSLLPLLPLLSLLLLGCGPRAATGGGAGGAAGYAPVKYVQPMHKGPVGPPFREGKGQYLEMPLPLLPMDLKGEPGPPGKPGPRGPPGPPGFPGKPGTGKPGLHGQPGPAGPPGFSRMGKAGPPGLPGKAGPPGQPGLRGEPGIRGDQGLRGPPGPPGLPGPSGIAVPGKPGPQGVPGPPGFGGEPGPQGEPGPPGDRGLKGDNGVGQPGLPGAPGQGGAPGPPGLPGPAGLGKPGLDGLPGAPGDKGESGPPGVPGPRGEPGPLGPKGPPGVDGVGIPGVAGVPGPQGPAGAKGEPGTRGPPGLIGPTGYGVPGLPGPKGDRGPAGVPGLLGDRGEPGEDGEPGEQGPQGLGGPPGLPGSAGLPGRRGPPGPKGEAGPGGPPGVPGIRGDQGPSGLAGKPGLPGERGLPGAHGPPGPTGPKGEPGFTGRPGGPGVAGALGQKGDLGLPGQPGLRGPSGIPGLQGPAGPIGPQGLPGLKGEPGLPGPPGEGKVGEPGVAGPTGPPGVPGSPGLTGPPGPPGPPGPPGAPGAFDETGIAGLHLPNGGVEGAVLGKGGKPQFGLGELSAHTTPAFTAVLTSPFPASGMPVKFDRTLYNGHSGYNPATGIFTCPVGGVYYFAYHVHVKGTNVWVALYKNNVPATYTYDEYKKGYLDQASGGAVLQLRPNDQVWVQMPSDQANGLYSTEYIHSSFSGFLLCPT from the exons ATGCGGGGGGCTCTGACGCCCCTATCTtcgctgctgccgctgctgccaCTGCTgtcgctgctgctgctggggtGCGGACCGCGGGCGGCCACCGGAGGCGGGGCCGGCGGGGCAGCGGGCTACGCGCCCGTGAAGTACGTGCAGCCCATGCACAAAGGACCCGTGGGGCCGCCCTTCCGCGAGGGCAAGGGCCAGTACCTGG aaatgcCTCTACCGTTGCTGCCAATGGACCTGAAAGGCGAGCCTGGTCCACCTGGGAAGCCTGGGCCTCGGGGGCCCCCTGGCCCTCCTGGCTTCCCAGGAAAACCAGGCACTGGAAAGCCAGGGCTACATGGACAGCCTGGCCCTGCTGGGCCCCCTGGCTTCTCCCGGATGGGCAAGGCTGGTCCCCCGGGGCTCCCGGGCAAGGCCGGACCACCAGGGCAGCCAGGGCTTCGGGGAGAGCCGGGGATACGAGGGGACCAGGGTCTCCGGGGCCCCCCAGGACCGCCTGGCCTCCCTGGACCCTCAGGCATTGCTGTCCCTGGGAAGCCAGGCCCCCAAGGAGTGCCAGGGCCCCCAGGATTCGGAGGGGAGCCAGGGCCCCAGGGGGAGCCTGGGCCCCCAGGTGATCGAGGCCTCAAGGGGGATAATGGAGTAGGCCAGCCAGGGCTACCTggggccccagggcagggaggtgcCCCTGGACCACCTGGCCTCCCTGGTCCAGCTGGCTTGGGCAAACCGGGTTTGGATGGGCTTCCTGGGGCCCCAGGAGATAAGGGTGAGTCGGGGCCTCCTGGAGTGCCAGGACCCAGGGGGGAGCCAGGGCCTCTGGGCCCAAAAGGGCCCCCAGGTGTGGATGGTGTGGGGATACCAGGGGTGGCAGGGGTACCAGGGCCACAGGGCCCAGCAGGGGCCAAAGGGGAACCAGGAACCCGGGGCCCCCCTGGCCTGATAGGCCCCACTGGCTATGGGGTGCCAGGACTGCCAGGCCCTAAGGGGGACAGGGGCCCAGCTGGGGTCCCAGGACTCTTGGGGGATAGGGGTGAGCCAGGTGAGGATGGGGAGCCAGGGGAGCAGGGCCCACAAGGCCTTGGGGGCCCCCCGGGACTTCCAGGGTCTGCAGGGCTCCCTGGCAGACGTGGGCCCCCTGGGCCCAAGGgggaggcagggcctggaggACCCCCAGGAGTGCCTGGTATTCGGGGTGACCAGGGGCCTAGTGGCCTGGCTGGGAAACCTGGGCTCCCAGGAGAGAGAGGACTTCCTGGGGCCCATGGACCCCCTGGACCTACTGGGCCCAAAGGTGAGCCTGGTTTCACAGGCCGCCCTGGGGGACCAGGGGTGGCAGGAGCCCTGGGGCAGAAGGGTGACTTGGGGCTTCCTGGGCAGCCCGGCCTGAGGGGCCCCTCAGGAATCCCAGGTCTCCAGGGCCCAGCAGGTCCTATTGGGCCCCAGGGACTGCCAGGCCTGAAGGGTGAACCGGGCTTGCCAGGACCCcctggagaggggaaagtgggggaacCCGGAGTGGCTGGGCCTACAGGGCCTCCTGGGGTCCCCGGTTCCCCAGGACTCACCGGCCCTCCTGGGCCTCCCGGGCCACCTGGTCCCCCTGGAGCCCCCGGGGCCTTTGATGAGACTGGCATCGCCGGCCTGCACCTGCCCAATGGTGGAGTGGAGGGCGCTGTGCTGGGCAAGGGGGGCAAGCCACAGTTTGGGCTGGGCGAGCTGTCGGCCCACACAACGCCTGCCTTCACCGCTGTGCTCACTTCGCCCTTCCCCGCCTCCGGCATGCCTGTTAAATTTGACCGGACTCTCTACAATGGCCACAGTGGCTACAACCCAGCCACTGGCATCTTCACCTGCCCTGTGGGCGGGGTCTACTACTTTGCTTACCATGTGCACGTCAAGGGCACCAATGTGTGGGTGGCCCTGTACAAGAACAACGTGCCAGCAACGTACACCTACGATGAATACAAGAAGGGCTACCTGGACCAGGCATCTGGCGGGGCTGTGCTCCAGCTGCGGCCCAACGACCAGGTCTGGGTGCAGATGCCGTCGGACCAGGCCAACGGCCTCTACTCCACTGAGTATATCCACTCCTCCTTTTCAGGGTTCTTGCTCTGCCCCACATAA